AAGATGAGGCTCAATCTGAACTGACTTTTTAGCAGATTGCTCTATCTTCCTTTCTGCCTGTTGACGCGTACTTTTATCCTTTGCTTGCTTAAGTTCTGCTGAGGCTTGCTCAAGTTCACTGAAGCTGTTGCCCAACTGCTCTTTCCGAAAGACGTAATAATCATACTGCATAATTGCCTTCCTGTAATTGCAACAGGCTATGCAGAAATAACTTTGCCTCACTTATGAGTGGTGTTTTAGTATCTCTCGTTGAATTCATTTCACGCCAGATATGCAAGGTATACTTTGCTTCGAGGTGTTTATAAATATCATTTACGATCTTTTCTCTATCCCATCCATTTTTGTAAACCGCTGCTTCTTCAGGAATCCAGCCCCACACACGAATCAGCTTTTCATTGTCATAGGGACGGGAAATTTTGATTTTGGCAGCCATTCGCTCATCCTCCACCGTACCCATGATGAAGTGGCGTAAATCTTTATCACTATCTTTTTTAAGCACTAGACTTTTATGTGCACTCTTCCTCTGAATGGGATCGTTCTCTGTTCTGAAAAGTTTTCGGAGGTCATACTTCAAGTTAAAGGTATCTTGCTCTTTAAACGAAGAAGTTAAATCCTTCGGTTGAATTTGTGCTAGAAAGATGTTTTGTAGTGCAGGTATATCTGGATAAAGTTGACTTCCATTTGTGGCAATGAGCCAATTATATAGAGGTTGAGTATTGATGCGATCGCCCTCAATCTCAATTACACCAAAACCCATTTGGGGACGCGCTCCTAATGCTGACCAATCAGCAATGAATTGAATTAATCCACCAATAATTTCTGGCTTAAAGTCTGGATTTAAGCTTTGAATTTTAATAATAAAAGAGCCAGTTATTGGAGTATTTGGAGGCTGAGGTTTAACGTCTTTTTTTGTTGGATCTGGGAAATACCAAGTTGGTGGCCGCTTCATACCTAAATAACTGCGGCTTGCTGTTATGGGATGCTGAATTGTTGCATCAGATACTTGAACTTCCTGAACTTCCAACCGAAATCGTCGTTTCCATCCAGTCGCGCCAAAAATTTGCGAGACATCGCAAAGTCCCGCATCGCGTAAGTATTTACGTCGCTCAACTTCATCTTGCAATTCACGATACTTCTTAGCATTAAATTTTTGAGTATCTAGGCTACTGCGATCTTGTGATTTTTCAGCCGTAGGATCGCACACCACACCCCCTAAACCTCGTACCAATACTTCCATCCACCAGCGTAGACTACCAAGCAGTCCAGTTTCGTGAATGAGATCGCACTTCCCAGCCTCAATGCCACCTGTCCAGATTGGAGTGAGAGTCTGAATTTTTACTTCCATTGCCACTGTCTGATACCCTTCACCAAGGGTATCTAATTTTTAGAATTCTGGCTATAAAATCAACTTTATCTACTGCCTTTCCATGTAATTAATCCCAGCAAGGAGACTGTAAGGGTGGAAAATACTGAGCATCAGATAATTTAGCAATCAAAAAAATGCCAAGAGCAGCTACATCCAAACGATATGAAGCGTAGCTCTTGGGCGGGGAGTATCAATTGCAATAATTTAATAGTCAGTCTGCTAACGCAGACTTAGCTGAAAACCAGTTACATTAGCTATAGTCGTTTACTTATTACACTTTGCACAAGCAGTAAATCCTGCACAAACAGCACATTATTTAGGTTTAAAAACTTTAGTTTCCTTCGCAACCCCAATCAAGATTAAAACCCCATGCTGAAAAAAACTACAAACCCAAAAACTGATTGATATCTTAAAAATACTCCCCCAACACTGGCCTATCATCCCAACTCAGGGAAAAAGACCATTAGGATATCAATGGGAACAACATCCTTGGTCTCCTCAAGCATTGCTGAACGAACTACAGCAATATGAAAAAGTCCCAGTCAGAAACCGACATCACGGTTTTTACAAAATAACCCCCACAGGTATTGGTCTACTTTGTGGTCAAAACTCCCAGGAATTTTTAATCGCCATAGACTGTGATGGATATAGCGCCCATGCAGCAATTATCGCTCATCAACCACTACCCACCACAGTTACATTTACATCAGGACGACCAGGAAGGGCGCAATATTTACTGAAATTGCCAGGTAATACTCACCCTAAACTCAAATCCCGCAAAATCACCACCGCCCCCGGTGAAGTTTTAGAGTTTAGAGGTACTAACTTACCATCAATTCTTCCCCCCAGCATTCATCCAGAAACAGGTTATTATCGTTGGCTGAGTGGTTGTCGTCCTGATCAAATCGAAGTAGCGATCGCACCATCTTGGGTAATTGAGGAGATGTCGCAACCTGCAAAACCACCGAAAACAGAGTACAACAAACATAATTCCTCTGGTGCGACCACACCGCGAACACAACCAAATCCACCATTTACAGATGGAGATGTGGAGACAGCACTGCTACTACTAGGAATAATTCATCCTCGCTTTGCAGATAACTATGATTCATGGGTCAAAGTGGGAATGGCTTTGAAATCGGTTAATCCAAACCTACTTTCTGCTTGGGATGCATGGAGTCAACTATCACCTAAATATACACCTGGAGAGTGCGAATACAAGTGGCAATCCTTTAGAAAATTGGGGGTTACTATTATGATTTTGCATCGGTTAGCCAATCTTTCTTAACTACAAATTATGGCAGAAACTCAAACTCAACAAAACTTGCATGAAGATGTAGATGCTGACAATAATGATGATATCAGCACATTATCAACAGATGCTGATGTTGCTAACGTAGCGTCTCAGAAAGAAGATAAGTTTAATTTTGACAACACGACTATCATCTTAGGCATCCAAATTCAACCAGGAAATACAGACGATTCACGACAGGTATTAATCACCGCTGGAATCAAGGGAGAACCACCAGTAATTCAAATCACTACAATCCAGGAACTCGCTCAATGTCCAGTAATAGCTGAAATTCTGATTAAATTAAAGACCATCTTACCACAAATGGCAGAGCAATCCCAGCAAAAAGAGGCTCAAAAACAAAAAAGCTCTGTCAAGCAATCAGAGAATAATAGAGTTGTAAATCCTCCTGATTTACCACCAACCAATCTCAACAAAGCCAAACCATCTAATCAATTAACACTCTTTTGATATGCCTTACATTTTAATGATTGAAGGTCAAGAAATACCTATAGCTGAGGAAGTAGCAGCTAATGACCAAATACTGCGTGATGCCATCACACCATTCTATCCAGAGATTGCTAATGCTGAAATTACAAGAGAAGAGAAGAATGGTATCACGCAAATTCGTATGGTTAAGAAGGCAGGTACTAAAGGAGTAGGTGATATCCTGCAAACTTTAATTGACAGCGAACACCAATTTAATCCGGCTCTTATCTTAAGCTGGCAAATAAAAATGCTGGAAATCCAAGGATGTCTCAACATCGAAAATCTAATATTAGTACAAGACGAACTAGAAAAAGCAATTACCACTGGTAGAGAATGGCAAATTGAACTAGAAAAAAGTCTGCATCTACTCCAACAATTTCCTCCTATCCCCTCTCAAAAAATCATCACTGGATTTTAATGCAGTCTCAATATCAATTGGCTGCTGAGTATCTAAAAATTTACCAAATTCCCCAAACGGTTAAAGAGGGAATTTGGTATTTAGAGGAACTCAGTGAACAAATTACTTATCTCACCCTCTACAAAGAACTTTTCCCAATCGAATGGTCATCCTCGAAAACTCCCTTAAGACAACATTCATATCCCAGTGTCTATAGTGACATCGAGATTGAGTTTTTAGAGCTTGTAAATGAACGGCTATTTCCTTTGGAATGGTTGGAAGATTTTCGGGGATGCACTGAAAGATACACAGAAGTTACCATTTCCCCCCAAAATATAGACTGGTGGGAAATGAGTTTAGAAGAATTCAGCTTCACAGAACAATTTCTGTTGTCAATTATAGGTCATGGACATCCCAAAGCAGACTGGATTTTGTACTTCGGCTTTGTTCCTAGAAAGCTGTTAACTGTGGAGAGAATCGATTGGGAAAAACTCTCGTTACTTTGTCAACAAATAGCTTCACCTTTATCCTTATTGTATGATGTGATATCCATCATAGACCACAGTACAGAATGTATTTGGTTAGATACAACCCATCAAGATTATGTCTCGTTTGATTGGAATCAAGAGGTGCTGAGATATTTAGCACAACAGTGGCAAATTTGCCAAACATATTGTCAGAAAATGACGCAATTTTCAGAATGGCTAGAATCTTCTGTTGACCATAGAAAACAGGTTATTAAACTATGGAACAAAGCTCAGGATTAACTAATATCTTACCTCGGCTCAATGTCAGTGCTATCTCACATTCAATTATCAACCAAACTACTCATGGAGAAATACTGGCACATCTGTTATTTCTGCCAGGTCAATATCTTCTAGTTTATAAGGAGGGAGAAGCTACCACCTACAAATTTATTTCTCCCGCAGCCTTAAGAGAAGCATTTGTTGCTGAACCCATTGACTCAGGTTATTTACCACCAAATACCGTGAGGTGGGGAAGATGTTACAAAGGAGAATGGTTAGTGCAGTTTTATCCACCACAAAGTTGTTGCATTTCCTTAGAAAATACAACTTTAACAGTACCTATGCCGGGGTTAGTATTTGCAGGATGCGATCGCAAATATTGGATTTGGGCAGTCAAGAAATTTGACCTCAATTCTCCCATATTTCATGCACCATTACCAAACATTATGGAAAATGGTTCTATATGTTTTGGGGGAAACTCTGTTCCCAATTGTTCCGCTGCTCACATCATGCAGGTATGGCAGTTGTTTTGGCATAGTCCTTTTAATCAAGATTTGGTGCAGGGTAAATCCAAATCCTACCGCGAAAATGTGCGATCGCATCTCCAACAACTACACAACAGCAATGCCAAAAAATACCCAACACGGGATTTAGTGCCCTGGGGTAACAAAACTATCACCACTGCAATTGAAGAAATTATCTCATGATAATACCCGCACTCATCAATTACCAATTTGCCACCAGCACCACCCTACCACCAATCGCAGGCAAGATGATGGAATACTGGGTGGCCGGGAATGGAGTATTTGTTCGTGCTGCACGTCAGGGATTATCTGCCTGCATTCCTGTCAACCAATGCAGCATTCGTGGTTTACCCCATCTCACACCCTACTTTCACCTGCAATATCCACTGGTTCCTGCCAGCTTAGTTCTGAAAATGTTACAAAAATCCCAGGCTGTGGGGTGTCAAGAAATCCTTTTTTACCTCTGCTTCACTGATGGAGAGTGGCATCTGCATATCCCAGAGCAAACTGCGACATTTACCAGTGTAACTCCAGTTGAGGCAACCAGCTTATTTTATGAGACTGCCATGATTGAGGTACACAGCCACCACAGCATGAGCGCACAATTCTCCGCAACAGATGACGAGGAAGAATCTGGAAAATTCAGAATTTTTGCTGTTTTGGGGGAAATCTTTACTAATTCCCATATCTGCGTGCGGTTGGGTGCATACAGCCACTTTTGGCAAATCCCTGCTAACTGGATATTTGAGTTACCAAGCTGTCTCACAGATGTTATGCCATGATGAAATTGGACTTATCTTTCGCTAACTCTGTCCCCATCATGCTCCCTGCACACAATCATGTTGAATTTGTGATTGTAGGTGCAGGTGGAACAGGCGGTTTTTTGACTCCAGCCATTGCTAGACTAATGCTGGAGATTGAAGCAACCAGCAATAAAAGCGCTTCTTGCATAGTTGTAGACCCCGATATAGTTGAACCTAAAAACATTCCTCGGCAGAATTTTCAGCAGTCGGAGGTTGGGTTATACAAAGCGGAAGTCTTA
Above is a genomic segment from Cylindrospermum stagnale PCC 7417 containing:
- the cmr1 gene encoding type III-B CRISPR module RAMP protein Cmr1, coding for MEVKIQTLTPIWTGGIEAGKCDLIHETGLLGSLRWWMEVLVRGLGGVVCDPTAEKSQDRSSLDTQKFNAKKYRELQDEVERRKYLRDAGLCDVSQIFGATGWKRRFRLEVQEVQVSDATIQHPITASRSYLGMKRPPTWYFPDPTKKDVKPQPPNTPITGSFIIKIQSLNPDFKPEIIGGLIQFIADWSALGARPQMGFGVIEIEGDRINTQPLYNWLIATNGSQLYPDIPALQNIFLAQIQPKDLTSSFKEQDTFNLKYDLRKLFRTENDPIQRKSAHKSLVLKKDSDKDLRHFIMGTVEDERMAAKIKISRPYDNEKLIRVWGWIPEEAAVYKNGWDREKIVNDIYKHLEAKYTLHIWREMNSTRDTKTPLISEAKLFLHSLLQLQEGNYAV
- a CDS encoding Mov34/MPN/PAD-1 family protein — translated: MIIPALINYQFATSTTLPPIAGKMMEYWVAGNGVFVRAARQGLSACIPVNQCSIRGLPHLTPYFHLQYPLVPASLVLKMLQKSQAVGCQEILFYLCFTDGEWHLHIPEQTATFTSVTPVEATSLFYETAMIEVHSHHSMSAQFSATDDEEESGKFRIFAVLGEIFTNSHICVRLGAYSHFWQIPANWIFELPSCLTDVMP
- a CDS encoding bifunctional DNA primase/polymerase, whose product is MLPQHWPIIPTQGKRPLGYQWEQHPWSPQALLNELQQYEKVPVRNRHHGFYKITPTGIGLLCGQNSQEFLIAIDCDGYSAHAAIIAHQPLPTTVTFTSGRPGRAQYLLKLPGNTHPKLKSRKITTAPGEVLEFRGTNLPSILPPSIHPETGYYRWLSGCRPDQIEVAIAPSWVIEEMSQPAKPPKTEYNKHNSSGATTPRTQPNPPFTDGDVETALLLLGIIHPRFADNYDSWVKVGMALKSVNPNLLSAWDAWSQLSPKYTPGECEYKWQSFRKLGVTIMILHRLANLS
- a CDS encoding prokaryotic E2 ligase family D protein, which translates into the protein MEQSSGLTNILPRLNVSAISHSIINQTTHGEILAHLLFLPGQYLLVYKEGEATTYKFISPAALREAFVAEPIDSGYLPPNTVRWGRCYKGEWLVQFYPPQSCCISLENTTLTVPMPGLVFAGCDRKYWIWAVKKFDLNSPIFHAPLPNIMENGSICFGGNSVPNCSAAHIMQVWQLFWHSPFNQDLVQGKSKSYRENVRSHLQQLHNSNAKKYPTRDLVPWGNKTITTAIEEIIS